One segment of Ziziphus jujuba cultivar Dongzao chromosome 12, ASM3175591v1 DNA contains the following:
- the LOC107419916 gene encoding UDP-glycosyltransferase 74B1: MNTQNNIKDPKKKKEKKEKMGYQKEQKSHVIVLPYPSQGHINPLLQFAKRLASKGVKATIATTHYTVNSISALNVGVEAISDGFDTGGFAEAKSEDLFLKSFKTNGSRTLYELIQKYQNSDFPVNCIVYDSFLPWALDVSKQHSIYGAPFFTNSATVSGIFSQIHLGLVSLPVKQEDMPLLIHGFSPLNFPDLPSFLKFPERYPVYLAMKMNQFSNLEMADWIFGNTFEELEGQEAKAVSNLWPGKLIGPMVPSAYLDGRIDGDKGYGASLWKPLNDECLKWLETKTQNSVVYVSFGSMVSLTQKQMEEIAFGLQESNFHFLWVVRESERDKLPNGFIDSAKEKGLIVGWCNQLEMLAHEAVGCFVTHCGWNSTLEGLSLGVPMVGMPQWADQFTDAKFVEEIWEVGVRAKEDEKGIVRKEELVSCLKNVMEGKRSQEIKKNSIKWREKAKAAVNEGGSSDNCINEFVEFLIRSDRKKSLNGHN, translated from the exons ATGAACACACAAAACAATatcaaagacccaaaaaaaaaaaaagaaaaaaaagaaaaaatgggttATCAAAAAGAGCAAAAAAGCCATGTTATAGTGCTTCCTTACCCAAGCCAAGGCCATATTAACCCTCTTCTTCAATTTGCAAAGCGTTTAGCCTCTAAAGGTGTCAAGGCCACAATAGCCACAACCCATTACACTGTCAACTCAATCTCAGCACTCAACGTCGGTGTCGAAGCCATCTCCGACGGATTCGACACCGGTGGCTTTGCCGAGGCAAAAAGCGAGGACTTGTTCCTCAAATCCTTCAAAACCAATGGCTCAAGAACTCTTTATGAACTCatacaaaaataccaaaattcTGACTTCCCTGTTAATTGTATAGTCTATGATTCATTCCTACCTTGGGCTCTTGATGTTTCCAAGCAACATTCCATATATGGAGCTCCATTCTTCACCAATTCCGCCACAGTTTCCGGCATATTTTCTCAGATTCATCTTGGCCTTGTTTCTCTTCCAGTAAAGCAGGAAGACATGCCTTTGCTTATTCATGGATTCTCTCCACTCAACTTTCCTGACTTGCCAAGCTTTCTCAAGTTTCCTGAAAGATACCCAGTTTACTTGGCGATGAAAATGAATCAATTCTCTAACTTGGAAATGGCTGACTGGATATTTGGAAACACTTTCGAAGAACTAGAAGGACAG GAGGCAAAAGCAGTATCGAATCTATGGCCAGGAAAGTTGATAGGTCCAATGGTTCCATCGGCTTACTTGGATGGTCGAATCGACGGTGACAAAGGGTACGGAGCAAGTCTATGGAAGCCACTCAATGACGAATGCCTCAAATGGCTAGAAACCAAGACCCAGAACTCAGTTGTCTATGTCTCTTTTGGAAGCATGGTGTCCTTGACACAGAAGCAAATGGAAGAAATTGCGTTTGGCTTACAAGAAAGTAATTTCCATTTCCTTTGGGTGGTAAGGGAATCAGAGAGAGACAAGTTGCCCAACGGGTTTATAGACTCGGCAAAAGAAAAGGGTCTAATTGTGGGTTGGTGCAACCAGCTAGAAATGCTAGCTCATGAAGCTGTAGGCTGTTTTGTTACACACTGTGGTTGGAACTCGACGCTCGAAGGGCTTAGCCTCGGCGTCCCTATGGTTGGTATGCCACAGTGGGCAGACCAGTTTACTGATGCTAAGTTTGTGGAGGAGATCTGGGAAGTTGGGGTTAGAGCCAAGGAAGATGAGAAAGGGATAGTGAgaaaagaagagcttgtgtcgTGCTTGAAGAATGTCATGGAAGGAAAGAGAAGCCAAGAGATCAAGAAGAATTCCATCAAATGGAGAGAGAAGGCTAAGGCAGCTGTTAATGAAGGAGGAAGCTCCGATAACTGCATCAATGAATTTGTGGAGTTTCTGATTAGATCTGATCGGAAGAAATCGTTGAACGGTCACAATTAG